Proteins from a genomic interval of Lelliottia amnigena:
- a CDS encoding response regulator receiver protein gives MRMTVRRYRRRRKGSDSLGFSYSHSSPPFFDRLVSLSQSINQTRKTDTPFLILVTRDNFLHTGLQNGPSPLSHCCGYDALEPAFHALKNWPTARLVVDVEGRSSSLLDMLDALRRVILYPPFTPISLLVRSDDYDTRLFCKTTGPFEVLERQVSAPALQKALMATNSPSPHRSQWFSREEWTILQYLSQGQSLRHIALMRQRPYSRIVYRLGRILEKLGLHHRQELLHLLHRLSDPPSLSL, from the coding sequence ATGCGCATGACAGTACGCCGCTATCGGCGTCGTCGGAAAGGAAGCGATTCGCTGGGATTCTCGTATTCACATTCCAGCCCCCCTTTTTTTGATCGGCTCGTGTCGCTAAGTCAGTCCATCAATCAGACGCGTAAAACAGACACTCCCTTTCTTATTCTGGTTACACGCGATAATTTTCTGCATACGGGTTTACAGAATGGGCCTTCGCCATTGAGTCATTGCTGCGGCTATGACGCGCTAGAGCCCGCATTCCATGCCCTTAAAAATTGGCCTACGGCAAGACTGGTGGTTGATGTAGAGGGTCGATCGTCGTCCCTTCTGGACATGCTCGATGCTTTACGACGAGTGATTCTTTATCCCCCCTTTACCCCCATCAGCTTGTTGGTTCGCTCAGACGACTACGATACGCGTCTATTTTGTAAGACTACCGGCCCTTTTGAGGTGCTTGAACGCCAGGTTTCAGCCCCTGCCTTACAGAAGGCTTTGATGGCTACCAATTCGCCTTCCCCCCATCGTAGCCAGTGGTTTTCACGCGAAGAGTGGACCATCCTGCAGTATTTATCCCAGGGTCAGTCCCTGCGACACATTGCGCTCATGCGTCAGCGCCCATATAGCCGCATTGTTTATCGCCTTGGGCGTATCCTGGAAAAATTGGGCTTACACCATCGTCAGGAATTACTGCATCTTCTCCATCGGCTGTCCGATCCCCCTTCTTTAAGCCTTTAA
- a CDS encoding diguanylate phosphodiesterase produces the protein MQPPPTNKFAKLRSVSREIIGIKLEPIVALTSSRIVGMELLSLLASPEKSEQFFQHQSADQSLMLLEAQLTALKNTPYSHNLFINLPITVFVETEHFRRVLPLLASGQNIEIVDPHAFLRLSAESRACVTQRLQILAERGCRIWLDDVDDGLIRAFLRCRLPLSGIKIDKLVFWRQRGTPALAQLVSRCAQVASNVLIEGIESHWDRECALQAGAGFGQGFYWPSMGWSEQ, from the coding sequence TTGCAGCCCCCCCCGACGAACAAATTTGCCAAACTGCGCAGCGTGTCGCGTGAAATTATTGGCATCAAACTCGAACCCATTGTCGCCCTTACATCATCACGCATCGTCGGCATGGAGCTGTTGAGCCTTCTCGCTTCGCCTGAGAAAAGCGAACAATTTTTCCAGCATCAGTCTGCTGATCAGTCGCTTATGTTGCTTGAAGCGCAACTTACCGCCTTAAAAAACACGCCCTACAGCCACAACCTTTTTATTAATCTGCCGATAACCGTATTTGTCGAGACAGAACATTTCAGACGGGTTCTGCCGTTGCTGGCCTCCGGACAAAATATTGAGATAGTCGACCCCCACGCATTCTTACGTCTTTCAGCAGAATCAAGGGCGTGTGTAACCCAACGCCTGCAGATCCTCGCCGAACGCGGCTGCCGCATCTGGCTTGACGACGTAGACGACGGCCTGATCCGCGCCTTTTTACGCTGTCGTTTACCCTTAAGCGGTATCAAGATCGATAAACTTGTGTTCTGGCGCCAAAGGGGAACGCCTGCATTAGCGCAGCTGGTGAGTCGCTGTGCGCAGGTCGCCAGCAATGTGCTTATAGAAGGTATCGAATCACATTGGGATCGGGAGTGCGCACTGCAAGCAGGAGCGGGATTCGGTCAGGGATTTTACTGGCCCTCCATGGGCTGGTCTGAACAGTAA
- the bhsA_1 gene encoding Protein of uncharacterised function (DUF1471). — translation MKKTTALLLGTAILFTSNAFAAELLTREDFKKVESQYEKIGSVSTSGETAIADAKEELIKKADEKGADVLVLTSGNTENKIHGTADIYKKK, via the coding sequence ATGAAAAAGACGACTGCCCTTTTGTTAGGAACCGCGATCCTCTTCACCTCGAATGCCTTTGCGGCCGAGCTACTCACCCGTGAAGACTTCAAGAAAGTCGAATCCCAGTATGAAAAGATAGGTTCTGTGTCGACCTCTGGTGAGACTGCGATTGCTGATGCGAAAGAAGAGCTCATCAAAAAAGCCGATGAGAAAGGCGCGGATGTGCTGGTATTGACCTCCGGGAATACAGAAAACAAAATTCACGGCACTGCCGATATCTACAAGAAGAAGTAA
- the ycgG_1 gene encoding diguanylate phosphodiesterase has protein sequence MENILNKHHSVPAGRGSILTRTVSWLKKSGSNSPLKTLQNAIDQRQITPFYQPFINGITGEIAGVEVLARWKHPSYGYVSPDVFIPLAEKHNLIIPLTHSLIQQVIADLQHQIHRFPVGTYICINISAQNCLDPSFEVDTCELLQKFTANQSHVVMEITERDPLHFTPELSDWFAALRRSDISVALDDFGTGYSNLSYISALNPEFIKIDKMFVSQIGVSDDTRLVDSLIDLAKNMRLKIIAEGVETQVQADYLRAKKIDFMQGFYFCKPLPVQELMRVVMAQALPPH, from the coding sequence ATGGAAAATATCCTGAATAAACACCACTCTGTACCTGCTGGCAGGGGTTCAATTTTGACCCGCACTGTTTCCTGGCTAAAAAAATCGGGCTCAAATTCGCCCTTAAAAACACTGCAAAACGCGATTGATCAGCGGCAGATCACGCCCTTTTACCAGCCGTTTATCAATGGTATCACCGGCGAGATTGCTGGCGTAGAAGTGCTTGCCCGATGGAAACACCCTTCCTATGGATATGTTTCGCCAGACGTTTTTATTCCTCTGGCGGAAAAACATAACCTCATCATTCCGCTAACGCACTCCCTTATCCAGCAGGTCATTGCGGATCTGCAACATCAGATCCACCGTTTTCCCGTGGGCACTTACATTTGCATTAATATCAGTGCGCAAAACTGTCTCGACCCGAGTTTTGAAGTGGATACCTGCGAGCTTTTACAGAAGTTCACTGCCAATCAAAGTCATGTGGTAATGGAAATCACCGAACGCGATCCGCTGCATTTCACCCCGGAGTTAAGCGACTGGTTTGCCGCGCTGCGACGCTCTGATATTTCAGTGGCGCTGGATGATTTTGGAACTGGATATTCGAACCTGTCGTATATTTCGGCGCTAAACCCTGAATTTATCAAGATCGATAAAATGTTCGTCAGCCAGATCGGCGTTAGCGATGATACACGTCTGGTGGACAGCCTGATCGATCTGGCGAAAAACATGCGCCTGAAAATCATCGCTGAAGGCGTTGAGACGCAAGTACAGGCGGATTATTTGCGCGCGAAAAAGATCGACTTTATGCAGGGGTTTTATTTTTGCAAACCCCTGCCGGTTCAAGAGTTAATGCGCGTTGTGATGGCGCAGGCGCTGCCTCCGCACTGA
- the trg_1 gene encoding methyl-accepting chemotaxis sensory transducer, whose product MSIMNRFVNLKVSKKLFFGFTTVLLVTVAILVSGLTGLVSVQDRVEKNGHTTNLFNALSAVRLNRFNYQYTLEQKYLDNTTAAAQQMQDIVKDLQSHSWTSDGQAILDNTAGAVNGYIETLTPFTKALTAKKESEIKLSTKVLAEDSETAYKLGRSNTLDLQHALLASQIAFIYSDIDSQVTVFKQHPTPALRQDILTRITSATTNSQQLLESVPEDQKAWLMAGISEMQTISAELANYEQLWTAQSDMSDILSTKAETLTKVIQDMFTRQQKMVVSTVSNVQMVMGIVAAIGIALGVLLALTITKSITRPLNETLRVAELIAKGDLTSTLTSTRRDEPGLLMQAVSTMNENLKNIINDVREGVESVARSSTEIAAGNMDLSARTEQQSAAVVETAASMEELTSTVALNAENANHARMLAEEASQNASEGSQISKKVIDTMKNVRSSSHRISEITTVINSIAFQTNILALNAAVEAARAGDQGKGFAVVAAEVRTLAQRSAQSAKEIESLINESVIHVDTGFTLVEGAGDAMSKIETSVAQVRDIMSEIASATDEQSRGIAQIAQAMTEMDTTTQQNAALVEESSAAASSLEDQAVQLEKVVSIFRVSNVPHQRKDSRPMSKASSVVALNTVKKDSHRDQNDWVQF is encoded by the coding sequence ATGAGTATTATGAATCGCTTTGTAAACTTAAAAGTCAGTAAGAAATTATTCTTCGGCTTCACGACCGTTTTACTCGTCACCGTTGCCATTCTGGTATCGGGTCTGACAGGCCTTGTCTCTGTTCAGGATCGGGTCGAAAAAAACGGTCACACCACCAATCTCTTTAACGCGCTTTCCGCAGTGCGTTTGAACCGTTTTAATTACCAGTACACGCTTGAACAAAAGTATCTGGACAACACAACGGCTGCCGCGCAACAGATGCAGGACATTGTTAAAGATCTGCAAAGCCATTCCTGGACCTCAGACGGACAGGCAATACTTGATAATACGGCAGGCGCTGTAAATGGGTATATTGAGACGCTTACGCCGTTTACTAAAGCGCTAACGGCAAAAAAAGAGAGTGAAATCAAGCTCAGCACAAAAGTGCTCGCGGAGGACTCCGAGACCGCCTACAAACTTGGCCGCAGTAACACGCTTGATCTCCAGCATGCTTTATTAGCCTCGCAGATCGCGTTTATCTACAGTGACATCGACTCTCAGGTCACCGTTTTTAAACAGCACCCGACGCCTGCGCTTCGACAGGACATTTTGACACGTATCACCTCAGCAACAACCAATTCACAGCAGCTTTTAGAGTCTGTTCCGGAAGACCAGAAAGCCTGGCTGATGGCGGGAATTTCAGAAATGCAGACCATCTCCGCGGAGCTGGCTAACTATGAGCAACTCTGGACTGCGCAGTCTGATATGTCAGACATTTTATCCACTAAAGCAGAGACTCTGACAAAAGTCATTCAGGACATGTTTACCCGACAGCAAAAGATGGTGGTGTCGACGGTCAGCAACGTGCAAATGGTGATGGGTATTGTGGCGGCTATCGGCATCGCGTTAGGCGTTTTGCTGGCATTGACCATTACCAAATCGATTACCCGTCCGCTGAATGAAACCTTACGCGTCGCTGAACTTATCGCTAAGGGCGATCTCACCAGCACGCTCACCAGCACTCGCCGTGACGAGCCAGGCCTGTTAATGCAGGCAGTATCGACCATGAACGAAAACCTGAAAAACATCATCAACGATGTTCGAGAAGGCGTTGAGAGCGTGGCGCGTTCCTCGACGGAAATCGCCGCCGGCAACATGGATTTATCGGCTCGTACCGAGCAACAGTCTGCCGCCGTGGTTGAAACGGCTGCCAGTATGGAAGAGTTAACCTCAACCGTGGCGCTGAACGCCGAGAATGCTAACCACGCCCGTATGCTGGCAGAAGAAGCCTCTCAGAACGCGAGCGAAGGCAGCCAGATTTCGAAGAAAGTGATCGACACGATGAAAAACGTGCGCAGCAGCTCGCACCGTATTTCTGAGATTACGACGGTCATCAACAGCATTGCTTTCCAGACCAATATCCTGGCACTGAACGCCGCAGTGGAAGCAGCCCGTGCTGGCGATCAGGGTAAAGGCTTTGCGGTGGTTGCAGCGGAAGTGCGCACCCTGGCACAACGTAGCGCCCAGTCAGCGAAAGAGATTGAAAGCCTTATCAATGAATCGGTTATTCACGTCGATACCGGATTCACGCTGGTGGAAGGTGCAGGTGATGCGATGTCTAAAATCGAGACATCCGTCGCTCAGGTGCGCGACATCATGAGTGAAATCGCCTCAGCCACCGATGAACAGAGCCGTGGAATTGCGCAGATTGCTCAGGCAATGACGGAGATGGACACGACGACACAGCAGAACGCCGCGCTGGTGGAAGAATCCTCCGCTGCCGCCAGTTCGCTGGAAGATCAGGCCGTACAGCTTGAAAAAGTGGTGTCTATCTTCCGCGTCTCGAACGTGCCGCATCAGCGTAAAGACAGCCGTCCGATGAGCAAAGCAAGCAGTGTTGTTGCGCTCAACACGGTCAAAAAAGATAGCCACCGCGATCAAAACGACTGGGTTCAATTTTAA
- a CDS encoding Transcriptional regulatory protein, C terminal → MGYRLYGFMIGDEIHFDISNRRLYRLTGSHNDKSVAFASIYFNETMLRLFLYLLEHGRKKVVAKEELFEKIWEENNLSPSTQRLWQVLHNLNGKLNLLGLPEDFIRNIRGHGYIINYQDVTPVYYRMSELPAPSVKNRGEDRYPE, encoded by the coding sequence ATGGGCTATCGTCTATATGGATTTATGATCGGTGATGAAATTCATTTCGATATTTCTAATCGCAGGCTGTATCGGCTCACGGGTAGCCATAACGATAAAAGTGTAGCGTTCGCATCAATATATTTTAATGAAACCATGTTAAGGCTGTTTCTTTACCTGCTCGAACATGGCCGTAAAAAAGTTGTCGCCAAAGAAGAGTTATTTGAGAAAATTTGGGAGGAGAATAATTTAAGTCCTTCCACGCAACGGTTATGGCAAGTGCTTCATAACCTAAACGGCAAACTCAATCTTCTTGGTCTGCCCGAAGATTTTATTCGAAATATTCGCGGGCACGGTTACATCATCAATTATCAAGATGTAACCCCAGTATATTACAGAATGAGTGAACTCCCAGCTCCTTCTGTTAAAAATAGAGGAGAAGACAGATACCCTGAGTGA
- a CDS encoding transcriptional regulator CadC gives MTTSDDAMKKVFLINDTLLFEPDLRRLGPLEGYPKRAITLHGPVNECLLLLLEHNDQVLTQRFLFASVWEKQGAIVSTNALYQTIASIRKALKSSGLDENIIKTIPKEGFKSVALVRTGERDEFVPSQKASPEAALTDLSSEMTIPDNVAPVAPQKRSFFASPLAYAVAGLMFILSCSVLVMTLKGNETAFKNYHHIGKINDCDVYSSWREKEKSIGMFNQLSKRYPINCNTGGMVWMTLNHAQRGSSVMICDRNPQDTQAQCNSIFYRKQNDDEE, from the coding sequence GTGACCACTAGCGATGATGCCATGAAGAAAGTCTTTTTGATCAACGATACTTTGCTTTTTGAACCTGATCTGCGCCGTCTGGGACCGTTGGAAGGATACCCAAAGAGGGCTATAACGCTGCATGGGCCCGTTAATGAATGCCTGCTTTTGCTTCTGGAACATAACGATCAGGTACTGACCCAGCGCTTTTTGTTTGCTTCCGTATGGGAAAAACAGGGGGCGATCGTCAGCACCAATGCCCTTTATCAAACCATTGCTTCGATACGTAAAGCGTTGAAGTCCTCGGGACTTGACGAAAACATCATTAAAACCATCCCAAAAGAAGGGTTTAAGTCTGTTGCCCTGGTCCGTACTGGCGAACGCGATGAGTTTGTTCCCTCGCAAAAAGCCTCGCCGGAGGCGGCGTTAACCGACTTATCTTCTGAAATGACAATTCCTGATAATGTGGCACCTGTTGCGCCGCAGAAAAGGTCTTTTTTTGCTTCGCCGCTTGCGTATGCCGTGGCAGGTTTGATGTTTATCCTTTCCTGCAGCGTGCTTGTCATGACGTTAAAAGGTAATGAAACTGCTTTCAAAAATTATCATCACATCGGAAAAATTAACGACTGCGACGTATATTCATCATGGCGTGAAAAAGAGAAAAGCATCGGCATGTTTAACCAGCTATCTAAACGTTATCCGATTAACTGTAATACGGGTGGGATGGTCTGGATGACGTTAAATCATGCCCAGAGGGGGAGCTCGGTAATGATTTGCGACCGCAACCCACAGGATACCCAGGCGCAATGCAATTCCATATTTTACAGGAAGCAAAATGATGACGAAGAATAA
- the yncE_1 gene encoding periplasmic protein, giving the protein MTKKLSALALLVAASLSGCAAQHAVKPTAAPEAKTAVTAPAETGVVKRELADGLYEMVLSPKGDALYVASSEGFKDVQGGVVYKLDPTTLKTIGRSHTDLKNFALAISPDGQTIYATNSLDGGITAINTADGKVKNRLLFTERNKEGYPYGARQVLLHGDVLYIGGVADPAVVWVVDANTLKLKKTIKNAGQWVTGLLWSEQTQRLYVANGGGEILTINPRNNRIEKRWKPLGDKPALLLNMAEDTATGRLFVTDNSKAKPRWCWIFTPETFSNSWMWAIRWR; this is encoded by the coding sequence ATGACCAAAAAATTGTCCGCGCTGGCACTGCTTGTTGCTGCCTCTCTTTCCGGTTGCGCCGCGCAGCACGCAGTAAAACCAACCGCTGCGCCAGAAGCGAAAACCGCCGTCACCGCGCCGGCAGAAACGGGTGTAGTGAAACGCGAATTGGCCGACGGCTTATATGAAATGGTGCTCAGTCCGAAAGGCGATGCGCTGTATGTGGCCAGTTCCGAAGGGTTCAAGGATGTGCAGGGCGGCGTTGTTTACAAACTCGATCCGACCACGCTGAAAACCATTGGCCGCAGCCATACCGATCTGAAAAACTTCGCTCTGGCGATCTCCCCGGACGGGCAAACGATTTATGCGACCAATTCGCTGGACGGCGGCATCACCGCGATCAATACCGCTGACGGCAAAGTCAAAAATCGCCTGCTGTTCACCGAGCGTAATAAAGAGGGTTATCCGTACGGCGCGCGGCAGGTTCTGCTTCACGGCGACGTACTTTATATCGGCGGCGTCGCCGATCCGGCGGTCGTCTGGGTCGTGGATGCCAACACGCTGAAGCTGAAAAAAACCATCAAAAATGCCGGCCAGTGGGTTACGGGTTTGCTGTGGTCTGAGCAGACTCAGCGCCTTTACGTGGCCAACGGTGGCGGTGAGATCCTGACGATCAATCCACGCAATAACCGTATTGAAAAACGCTGGAAACCGCTGGGCGACAAGCCAGCGCTGCTGTTGAATATGGCGGAGGACACCGCCACAGGCCGTCTGTTCGTCACCGATAACTCCAAAGCCAAACCACGCTGGTGCTGGATATTCACACCGGAAACGTTCTCAAACAGCTGGATGTGGGCGATTCGATGGCGGTGA
- the yncE_2 gene encoding periplasmic protein, with translation MAVKFNAKRNEIYITQRESGKLLSLDATTYAVKQRWDLPPNPNSLLLSEDGQTLYVTVKQAFNKDHSTNGPDSVVRIALK, from the coding sequence ATGGCGGTGAAATTCAACGCCAAACGCAACGAAATCTATATCACCCAGCGCGAAAGCGGAAAACTGCTGAGTCTGGACGCCACGACCTATGCGGTGAAACAGCGCTGGGATCTGCCGCCTAATCCAAACAGCCTGCTGCTGTCGGAAGACGGGCAGACTCTGTATGTCACCGTTAAGCAGGCATTCAATAAAGATCACTCCACGAACGGTCCGGACAGCGTCGTCAGAATCGCTTTGAAATAA
- a CDS encoding TonB-dependent siderophore receptor, with protein sequence MNNTTMNKTLLALAIGTVMHSASAAETPKEDTLVVQAVPASDFKPGGDQLVPAFLDGQVANGGRMGDAGSAKRHGCTV encoded by the coding sequence ATGAACAACACCACCATGAATAAAACGCTGCTGGCACTCGCTATCGGCACGGTTATGCACTCCGCGTCTGCGGCGGAAACCCCAAAAGAAGACACTCTCGTGGTCCAGGCTGTCCCGGCGAGCGATTTTAAACCGGGCGGCGATCAGCTGGTGCCGGCATTCCTTGACGGGCAGGTTGCAAACGGCGGACGCATGGGGGATGCTGGGTCAGCAAAGCGCCATGGATGTACCGTTTAA
- the fcuA gene encoding TonB-dependent siderophore receptor has translation MLGQQSAMDVPFNIISYTSKLVDDQQAKTIADVVANDAGVQSVQGYGNSAESFRIRGLKFDGDDMTFGGLSGVLPRQVVDAQMVDRIEIFKGANALMNGAASSGVGGMINLEPKHAGDVPQAKIGVDYTSDSQIGTTLDAGRRFGDSDQFGARVNLVHREGEAPVANDRRRTTLLSTGLDYKGDNFRTSVDMGYQKKTFHGSETGVNISAVDFVPTPPKNDRNYSQKWAYSNIENEFGMWRSEYDITDNWTAYTGLGAQHAHEEGLYSGAKLVDKSGKATATRLDTNRISDGVSGMAGLRGNFDTGFVSHKVNVGYSAQTKNEKIAWKMSKAADNPITNIYHNTGVDKPDSTNFGGSGGNYSDPLTSGRTRSQGWLLSDTLGVLDDKLLFTVGARHQKVVIRGYNKVTGAENQADSFDGSRWMPTYGVVYKPWNALSLYANHTEALQPGKTAPEGATNYGQSTGIVHSKQNEVGVKADFGRVGGSLALFEIKMPSAILDSVTNHYGLDAEQRNRGVELNVFGEPMLGMRLNASATWLQAELTKTNNGLNQGNDAVGVPNFYAVLGAEYDIKPIDGLTATARVNHSGSQYANLTNTKKLDSYTTLDLGMRYRFAVNQNQNQMTVRAGIDNVTDENYWSSVDDSGTYVFQGEARTFKVSVGYEF, from the coding sequence ATGCTGGGTCAGCAAAGCGCCATGGATGTACCGTTTAACATTATCAGCTACACCTCAAAACTGGTTGACGATCAGCAGGCGAAAACCATCGCTGATGTGGTTGCGAACGATGCGGGCGTGCAGTCCGTGCAGGGCTACGGCAATAGCGCGGAGAGTTTCCGCATTCGTGGCCTGAAATTCGACGGCGACGACATGACCTTTGGCGGTCTGTCCGGCGTTCTGCCTCGTCAGGTGGTTGACGCACAAATGGTTGACCGCATTGAAATTTTTAAAGGGGCTAACGCCCTGATGAACGGTGCGGCAAGCTCCGGCGTCGGCGGGATGATCAACCTCGAGCCAAAACATGCGGGCGACGTGCCGCAGGCGAAAATCGGCGTGGATTACACCTCTGATTCGCAGATAGGCACGACGTTGGACGCGGGCCGTCGCTTTGGCGACAGCGACCAGTTTGGCGCGCGCGTAAACCTGGTTCATCGCGAGGGCGAAGCGCCCGTGGCGAACGATCGCCGCCGCACCACGCTGCTCTCGACCGGCCTGGATTACAAAGGCGACAACTTCCGCACGTCCGTTGATATGGGTTACCAGAAGAAAACCTTCCACGGCAGCGAAACGGGCGTCAACATTTCCGCGGTTGATTTCGTGCCAACGCCTCCGAAAAACGATCGCAACTATTCCCAGAAATGGGCTTACAGCAATATCGAAAATGAATTCGGGATGTGGCGTAGCGAATACGACATTACCGACAATTGGACGGCTTACACTGGCCTTGGCGCGCAGCACGCGCACGAAGAGGGGTTGTACAGCGGCGCGAAGCTTGTCGATAAAAGTGGCAAAGCCACGGCAACGCGTCTGGATACCAACCGCATCAGCGACGGCGTGAGTGGTATGGCGGGTCTTCGCGGTAACTTCGATACCGGTTTTGTCTCGCACAAAGTCAACGTCGGTTATTCGGCGCAGACCAAAAATGAAAAGATCGCGTGGAAGATGTCAAAAGCAGCGGATAACCCGATCACCAACATCTACCACAATACTGGCGTCGACAAACCAGACAGCACCAACTTTGGCGGCAGCGGCGGGAATTACAGTGACCCGCTGACCAGCGGACGCACACGTTCTCAGGGCTGGCTGCTGAGCGACACGCTCGGCGTACTGGACGACAAACTGCTGTTCACCGTGGGAGCTCGTCATCAGAAAGTGGTGATTCGCGGCTATAACAAAGTGACGGGCGCAGAAAACCAGGCGGATAGCTTTGACGGCAGCCGCTGGATGCCGACCTACGGCGTCGTCTATAAGCCGTGGAATGCGTTGTCGCTCTACGCTAACCACACCGAAGCGCTGCAGCCGGGTAAAACCGCACCAGAAGGCGCTACTAACTACGGTCAGAGTACCGGCATCGTGCATTCAAAACAGAACGAAGTGGGTGTGAAGGCCGACTTTGGTCGCGTAGGCGGCTCTCTGGCGCTGTTCGAAATCAAAATGCCCTCGGCAATTCTCGACAGCGTGACCAACCATTATGGTCTTGACGCCGAGCAGCGTAACCGTGGCGTGGAGCTGAATGTATTCGGCGAACCAATGTTAGGCATGCGTCTGAACGCCAGCGCCACCTGGCTGCAGGCGGAACTGACCAAAACCAACAACGGCCTTAACCAGGGCAACGATGCGGTTGGCGTGCCCAACTTTTATGCCGTGCTGGGTGCGGAATATGACATCAAACCAATTGACGGCCTGACCGCCACGGCGCGCGTGAACCACTCCGGTTCACAGTATGCGAATCTGACCAATACCAAAAAGTTAGACAGCTACACCACGCTGGATCTGGGGATGCGTTATCGCTTCGCGGTAAATCAAAACCAGAATCAGATGACCGTGCGTGCGGGCATCGACAACGTCACTGACGAAAACTACTGGTCGAGCGTTGACGACTCCGGCACCTACGTGTTCCAGGGCGAAGCGCGCACCTTTAAGGTTTCTGTCGGCTACGAGTTCTAA
- the pheP gene encoding phenylalanine transporter, producing MKNASSASGNGLSEASSEQTPTLQRGLQNRHIQLIALGGAIGTGLFLGIGPAIQMAGPAVLLGYGIAGIIAFLIMRQLGEMVVEEPVSGSFAHFAYKYWGPFAGFLSGWNYWVMFVLVGMAELTAAGIYMQYWLPDVPTWIWAAAFFIIINAVNLVNVRLYGETEFWFALIKVLAIIGMIGFGLWLLFSGHGGERANIDNLWKHGGFLATGWHGLIMSLAVIMFSFGGLELIGITAAEARDPQKSIPKAVNQVVYRILLFYIGSLVVLLALYPWVEVKSDSSPFVMIFHDMNSNLVASALNFVILVASLSVYNSGVYSNSRMLFGLSVQGNAPKFLTRVSRRGVPVNSLLLSGGITSLVVLINYVLPKEAFGLLMALVVATLLLNWIMICLAHLRFRAAMRRKGRETQFKALLYPAGNYICIAFLAMILVLMCTLDDMRLSAFLLPVWIVFLFVAFKLSRKK from the coding sequence GTGAAAAACGCGTCATCCGCTTCAGGAAACGGTTTATCTGAAGCCTCGTCGGAACAGACACCGACGCTGCAACGTGGTTTGCAAAATCGACATATTCAATTAATTGCCCTCGGCGGCGCGATCGGTACCGGGCTGTTTCTCGGCATTGGGCCGGCGATTCAAATGGCCGGGCCTGCCGTTCTGTTGGGGTATGGCATCGCAGGCATTATTGCCTTTCTGATCATGCGCCAGCTGGGTGAAATGGTCGTTGAAGAGCCCGTATCCGGCTCGTTTGCGCACTTTGCGTATAAATACTGGGGGCCGTTCGCCGGTTTCCTGTCTGGCTGGAACTACTGGGTGATGTTTGTGCTGGTAGGCATGGCGGAACTCACCGCCGCTGGCATCTACATGCAGTACTGGCTGCCGGACGTCCCGACCTGGATTTGGGCCGCCGCCTTCTTCATTATCATCAACGCCGTCAACCTGGTAAACGTGCGCCTTTACGGTGAAACCGAGTTCTGGTTTGCGCTGATAAAAGTGCTGGCGATTATCGGGATGATCGGCTTTGGTCTGTGGCTGCTGTTCTCCGGTCATGGCGGCGAGCGTGCGAACATCGACAACCTGTGGAAACACGGCGGCTTCCTGGCGACCGGCTGGCACGGGCTTATCATGTCGCTGGCGGTCATTATGTTCTCATTCGGCGGGCTTGAGCTTATCGGGATTACGGCCGCTGAAGCGCGCGATCCGCAGAAAAGCATTCCGAAAGCGGTCAATCAGGTGGTGTACCGCATTCTGCTGTTTTACATCGGTTCGCTGGTTGTGCTGCTGGCGCTCTATCCGTGGGTCGAGGTGAAATCCGACAGCAGCCCGTTCGTGATGATCTTCCACGATATGAACAGCAACCTGGTGGCATCTGCGCTGAATTTTGTCATTCTGGTGGCCTCGCTGTCCGTTTATAACAGCGGCGTTTATTCCAACAGTCGCATGCTGTTTGGCCTGTCTGTTCAGGGTAACGCCCCGAAGTTTTTGACCCGCGTCAGCCGCCGTGGCGTACCGGTGAATTCGCTGCTGCTTTCCGGGGGGATCACATCGCTGGTGGTGCTGATCAACTATGTGCTGCCGAAAGAGGCTTTTGGCCTGCTGATGGCGCTGGTTGTCGCCACGCTGCTGCTGAATTGGATCATGATCTGCCTGGCGCACCTGCGCTTCCGCGCGGCGATGCGCCGCAAAGGGCGCGAGACGCAGTTCAAAGCGCTGCTCTATCCGGCGGGTAACTACATCTGTATCGCCTTCCTGGCGATGATCCTCGTGCTGATGTGCACCCTTGATGACATGCGGCTCTCGGCTTTCCTGCTGCCGGTATGGATTGTCTTCCTGTTTGTGGCGTTTAAATTGTCACGCAAAAAGTGA